From Paraflavitalea devenefica, the proteins below share one genomic window:
- a CDS encoding PKD domain-containing protein, translating into MKPGLLTGLLLIAQLSRAQINDTLPAVVEPQVQDNRVKFTSVLRPLRGVAGAPAPFYTYFWEFGDGTYSFEKEPSHVYRDTGDYPVRLYATNNYDDGKKPPTRLKKIRVEKKTMLAANTAPAFFKSAGSLEMMTNQMPRPGEDMVLLLGYRNKPGSQVASVSGSVMLLYNEKQFGQNSFDMAEARSYHQEKNIGLDSLLAYAPAEEWILPGHDEQKKGLFTVSADNYEVIANKPQLKQLLKQQMETYRKHHIWRVNEVKPGEEKFMFLSLNTLPEMIKDTNAVVTISGLFIPDDPSMDIEQFNLELQIVASHDPNRIMLRNRRLNYRFTGKNRQNTYKVQFQNTGKGPAKRVAITITIPGMLNTGTVELVDMKPACAWCDSAYANQSCIDTILTKDSIQFIFKNIYLPGTQQEGISDPDSTMGYIRYRLRFNKNMKKLPFTSRAAIVFDKNEPVYTNRSVGRFKKGLSPGIIIGYNTIPGKVPADILPQNYVLGFSLSEYAAYRKYFQWELYLQKSRTYEYYAGRRTGGDTTINGAVYKVEYRDLYQKQKVFSVEAVPLFFRYNLNAFMVAGAGALVAVDVERTTTPVVETYVQRPNGTGLELFKGEQPAQQESFANWRGALFADLQLGIVRRGPAAGIRFLQYMNPSHQRIFLYASWKL; encoded by the coding sequence ATGAAACCGGGTCTGCTAACAGGATTATTACTAATAGCTCAACTGTCCAGGGCACAGATCAATGATACCCTGCCTGCGGTGGTAGAACCGCAGGTACAGGATAATCGCGTGAAGTTCACCTCTGTATTACGCCCGCTGCGTGGCGTTGCCGGGGCGCCCGCCCCTTTCTATACCTACTTCTGGGAGTTTGGGGATGGTACCTACAGTTTTGAAAAAGAGCCTTCCCATGTGTACAGGGACACCGGCGATTATCCCGTTCGCCTCTATGCTACCAATAACTATGATGATGGTAAAAAGCCGCCCACCCGCCTTAAAAAAATACGGGTAGAGAAGAAGACCATGCTGGCCGCCAATACAGCGCCTGCCTTTTTCAAAAGCGCCGGATCATTGGAAATGATGACCAACCAGATGCCCCGGCCGGGAGAAGATATGGTACTGCTCCTGGGTTACCGCAATAAGCCGGGTAGCCAGGTGGCGTCTGTCAGCGGCTCTGTCATGCTCTTGTACAATGAAAAACAATTTGGGCAGAACAGCTTTGATATGGCAGAGGCCAGGAGTTATCACCAGGAAAAAAACATTGGGTTGGATTCCCTGCTGGCCTATGCCCCTGCAGAAGAGTGGATACTACCCGGGCATGATGAGCAGAAAAAAGGATTGTTCACCGTAAGCGCAGATAATTACGAAGTAATAGCCAATAAGCCACAACTGAAACAATTGCTGAAACAGCAAATGGAAACCTATCGCAAGCATCATATCTGGCGGGTGAATGAGGTAAAGCCGGGCGAAGAGAAATTCATGTTCCTCTCCTTGAATACCCTGCCGGAAATGATCAAAGACACCAATGCCGTGGTCACGATCTCCGGCCTTTTCATTCCCGATGACCCTTCTATGGATATAGAGCAATTCAACCTGGAGTTGCAGATAGTGGCTTCGCACGATCCCAACAGGATCATGCTCAGGAACCGCCGGTTGAACTACCGGTTTACCGGCAAGAACAGGCAGAATACCTATAAAGTGCAGTTCCAGAATACCGGCAAAGGGCCGGCCAAAAGAGTAGCCATTACCATCACCATACCCGGTATGCTGAATACAGGTACGGTAGAACTGGTGGATATGAAACCGGCCTGCGCCTGGTGCGATTCGGCCTACGCCAATCAAAGCTGTATAGATACCATTCTTACGAAAGACAGTATCCAGTTCATCTTTAAAAACATCTACCTGCCCGGTACACAGCAGGAGGGCATCAGTGACCCGGATTCTACCATGGGCTATATACGGTATAGGCTGCGCTTTAACAAGAACATGAAGAAGCTGCCTTTTACCAGCCGGGCGGCCATTGTCTTTGATAAAAATGAGCCGGTGTATACCAACCGTTCGGTGGGCCGGTTTAAGAAAGGATTGTCGCCGGGTATCATCATAGGGTACAATACCATCCCGGGTAAAGTGCCCGCTGATATATTGCCGCAAAATTATGTCCTGGGCTTTTCTTTATCGGAATATGCTGCTTACAGGAAATATTTCCAGTGGGAACTCTACCTGCAAAAATCACGCACGTATGAATACTATGCAGGCCGCAGAACAGGCGGTGATACCACCATCAATGGAGCAGTATATAAAGTAGAATACCGGGACCTGTACCAGAAGCAAAAAGTATTCTCAGTAGAAGCGGTACCGTTATTTTTCCGGTATAACCTCAATGCCTTTATGGTAGCCGGGGCGGGTGCCTTGGTAGCGGTAGATGTAGAGCGTACTACCACACCGGTAGTGGAAACCTATGTACAACGGCCCAATGGTACCGGCCTGGAACTGTTCAAAGGAGAGCAACCAGCACAACAGGAATCTTTTGCCAACTGGCGGGGGGCGCTCTTTGCCGATCTGCAATTAGGTATCGTACGCAGAGGCCCGGCCGCCGGTATCCGTTTCCTGCAATACATGAACCCCTCACACCAGCGCATCTTCCTGTATGCGAGCTGGAAGTTGTAA
- a CDS encoding MBL fold metallo-hydrolase yields MAKTAKTTKKTTATIDQVSIRLYRAGTGDCFLLQFKAGATVKCKMMIDCGCILGARKDFEPWLENIKEVTGGKIDILVVTHEHADHINGFKACSDLFDELTFDKVWFSWTEDESDDVANDLRRNHSKLNLALHAAVTQLNGLVKEEYYEKQFQDEFQSNLMVEGKKHFIHSLDQLNSLNMNQTLGAATKDVPSMVDLFTDFNIIKEDTKVEFLSPGELLKQVAKLPGMRIFVLGPPRDTSLLDITEADGEHFDKREKKSSKDFAFAAAVLGDGNGTDVMPFESEYELGDHHSDIKEDYEKNNAWQKIDTDWLYTAGSLALRYERSINNTSLALAFQFEDSERVLLFPGDAEFGNWKSWHDLEWTIKVDGKNKKVNAEYLLNNTVFYKIGHHCSQNGSASRLGVDMMTHEDLTVMAPLNFAKIQTGWLNTMPNDLLCATLIAKTKGRFYFSGDRNQLMPNIKTKRVTVKKSHEAILNKLNKEFDGEVFIDCNIEG; encoded by the coding sequence ATGGCAAAGACAGCTAAAACAACCAAAAAGACTACCGCAACAATCGACCAGGTGTCTATCCGTTTATACCGCGCAGGTACCGGGGATTGCTTTTTGCTGCAATTCAAGGCCGGCGCAACTGTTAAGTGCAAGATGATGATCGATTGTGGCTGTATTCTGGGGGCCAGGAAAGATTTTGAGCCCTGGCTGGAGAATATAAAAGAAGTGACTGGTGGAAAGATTGATATCCTGGTGGTCACGCATGAACATGCAGATCATATCAATGGCTTTAAAGCCTGCAGTGATCTCTTTGACGAATTGACCTTTGACAAAGTATGGTTTTCCTGGACCGAAGATGAATCTGATGATGTAGCGAATGATCTTCGCAGGAACCATTCAAAGCTCAACCTGGCCCTTCATGCCGCCGTAACACAGTTAAATGGCCTCGTTAAAGAAGAATATTACGAAAAGCAATTTCAGGATGAGTTCCAGAGTAACCTGATGGTGGAGGGGAAAAAGCATTTCATTCATTCACTGGACCAACTGAACTCATTGAACATGAACCAAACGCTGGGAGCGGCTACCAAAGATGTTCCCAGTATGGTGGATCTTTTTACAGATTTTAACATCATTAAGGAGGACACGAAGGTAGAATTCCTGAGCCCGGGCGAACTGCTTAAGCAGGTTGCCAAACTGCCGGGCATGCGTATTTTCGTACTAGGTCCACCCCGGGATACCAGCCTGCTGGATATTACAGAAGCAGACGGAGAACATTTTGATAAACGTGAAAAGAAGAGCAGCAAAGATTTTGCATTTGCAGCCGCCGTACTGGGCGATGGCAACGGAACCGATGTAATGCCATTTGAGAGTGAATATGAGCTTGGTGATCATCATTCCGATATTAAGGAAGATTATGAAAAGAATAATGCGTGGCAGAAGATAGATACCGATTGGTTATATACAGCCGGCAGCCTGGCCCTTCGCTATGAGCGGAGTATTAATAATACCAGCCTTGCCCTTGCCTTCCAGTTTGAGGATAGTGAACGGGTGTTATTATTTCCGGGTGATGCAGAATTTGGGAACTGGAAAAGCTGGCACGACCTGGAATGGACCATCAAGGTTGATGGAAAGAACAAGAAGGTGAATGCTGAATATCTCTTAAATAATACTGTTTTTTATAAGATAGGGCATCATTGCAGTCAAAACGGATCTGCCAGCAGGCTGGGTGTTGATATGATGACACATGAAGACCTGACGGTAATGGCGCCCCTGAATTTCGCCAAGATCCAGACAGGCTGGCTCAACACGATGCCCAATGACCTGCTTTGCGCCACCCTGATCGCCAAAACGAAAGGCAGGTTTTATTTTTCCGGCGACCGGAACCAGCTTATGCCCAATATTAAAACGAAGCGGGTTACAGTGAAGAAATCACATGAGGCGATTTTAAATAAGCTCAATAAAGAGTTTGATGGAGAAGTGTTTATTGACTGTAACATCGAAGGGTAA
- a CDS encoding gluzincin family metallopeptidase, translating into MIRKPPFRKLRGYAFDPSLSLNIDTALINNITYQVPWEEDLQPGPKGEYLEIVDYDPTVNKWYTPVNLNELYIVAQDGIDPGGSNPQFHQQMVYAVGMTTIKNFEAALGRPVLWSPRRVKGKDGDARFTDVYVPALRIYPHALRDANAFYSPQKKALLFGYFSARPADITLQMPDNLTFTCLSHDIIAHETTHAILDGLYRKYIEDTNPDVLAFHEAFADIVALFQHFTFPDVLKNQIAATRGDLAAQNLLGKLAQEFGIAIGSYGALRDAIGEFDEKTKAWKPKEPTGDEYRTIMEPHARGAILVSAVFDAFLTIYKTRVADLLRIATNGTGILPQGQLLPDLVNRLAAEASKTAGHVLQMCIRALDFCPPIDITFGDFLRAIITADTDLIAHDNRDYRIAFIDGFRKRGIYPTGIKNLSVESLSYSVPLADGLDEPIAILVDFLREFRQAITYVKDREKIFYLNRRYIAGGYMNDQEIMGLHQRLHIKFTNSIDFEKLTGLVFSDNYEALGIRSSKAYGYDQPRPSFEVHTLHYTSRTGPTGNQSNQVIVTLLQRALVEVTKDGDGNWQAMGSHDAAKGLKLTGGCTLIFDLDTLKLKYAISKPLLDIDLLKTYIPGSDMDVHKLNLGRALQLEQQQRGNRLNMNAYKAYFSPAERNGVGEPFAFLHTH; encoded by the coding sequence ATGATCAGGAAACCGCCATTCCGGAAGTTACGTGGTTATGCATTTGACCCCAGCCTGTCGCTCAATATAGATACAGCACTGATCAATAATATAACTTATCAAGTGCCCTGGGAAGAGGATCTGCAACCCGGGCCTAAAGGTGAATACCTCGAAATAGTGGATTATGACCCTACGGTCAACAAATGGTATACGCCGGTAAATCTTAATGAACTATATATTGTGGCACAGGATGGTATTGACCCCGGCGGCAGCAATCCACAATTTCACCAGCAGATGGTATATGCTGTGGGAATGACCACTATCAAGAATTTTGAAGCGGCCCTGGGTAGGCCGGTATTGTGGAGCCCGCGCAGGGTAAAGGGCAAAGATGGCGATGCCAGGTTCACCGATGTATATGTTCCTGCTTTGCGTATTTACCCGCATGCATTGCGCGATGCCAATGCCTTCTACAGTCCGCAGAAAAAAGCGCTGTTGTTTGGCTATTTTTCGGCAAGGCCTGCTGATATAACCCTGCAAATGCCGGATAACCTGACTTTCACCTGCCTGAGCCATGATATTATTGCCCACGAAACCACCCATGCGATCCTGGATGGATTGTACCGGAAGTATATTGAGGACACGAATCCTGATGTACTGGCTTTTCATGAAGCATTTGCCGACATTGTTGCCTTGTTCCAGCATTTTACTTTTCCGGATGTATTGAAAAACCAGATTGCCGCTACCCGCGGTGACCTGGCTGCACAAAACCTGCTGGGCAAACTGGCCCAGGAGTTTGGCATTGCTATTGGAAGTTATGGCGCCTTGCGGGATGCCATCGGGGAATTTGATGAAAAAACAAAGGCCTGGAAGCCCAAAGAACCAACCGGCGACGAATACCGCACTATTATGGAACCCCACGCCAGGGGCGCTATTCTTGTTTCGGCCGTCTTTGACGCCTTCCTGACCATTTATAAAACAAGGGTGGCCGATCTGCTCCGGATCGCTACCAATGGGACCGGCATCCTGCCACAGGGACAATTGCTACCCGACCTGGTAAACAGGCTGGCGGCCGAAGCCTCCAAAACAGCAGGCCATGTATTGCAGATGTGTATCCGCGCCCTGGATTTCTGCCCACCTATAGATATTACATTCGGTGATTTCCTGAGAGCCATTATCACGGCCGACACCGACCTGATAGCACATGATAACCGGGATTACCGGATCGCATTTATTGATGGTTTCCGCAAGCGGGGCATTTATCCAACCGGTATAAAGAACCTTTCAGTAGAGAGCTTAAGCTATTCTGTACCACTGGCAGACGGCCTGGATGAGCCAATAGCCATACTGGTGGATTTTCTAAGGGAGTTTCGCCAGGCCATTACGTATGTTAAAGACCGCGAGAAAATATTTTACCTGAACCGCCGGTATATTGCCGGTGGTTATATGAATGATCAGGAGATAATGGGGTTGCACCAACGCCTGCATATCAAGTTCACCAACTCGATCGATTTTGAAAAACTGACCGGTCTTGTATTCAGTGATAACTATGAAGCGCTCGGCATCAGGAGTTCCAAAGCGTATGGATATGACCAGCCACGGCCTTCTTTTGAGGTCCATACGCTGCATTATACGTCGCGCACAGGTCCCACCGGCAACCAAAGCAATCAGGTGATAGTTACCCTCCTGCAGCGGGCGCTGGTGGAGGTAACGAAAGATGGAGATGGCAACTGGCAGGCTATGGGCAGCCATGATGCTGCGAAAGGGCTTAAACTGACCGGTGGATGCACACTGATCTTTGACCTGGATACCCTGAAACTAAAGTATGCCATCAGCAAGCCTTTACTGGACATTGATCTTTTAAAAACATATATCCCGGGATCGGATATGGATGTACATAAGCTGAACCTGGGACGGGCACTTCAACTGGAACAACAACAGCGCGGAAACCGGCTCAATATGAATGCTTACAAGGCCTATTTCAGCCCGGCAGAACGGAATGGCGTTGGAGAACCCTTCGCGTTTTTACACACACATTAA